From Panthera uncia isolate 11264 chromosome E1, Puncia_PCG_1.0, whole genome shotgun sequence, one genomic window encodes:
- the CNTNAP1 gene encoding contactin-associated protein 1 translates to MCLRLFCILLAAVSGTQGWGYYGCDEELVGPLYARSLGASSYYGLFTAPRFARLHGISGWSPRIGDPNPWLQIDLMKKHRIRAVATQGSFNSWDWVTRYMLLYGDRVDSWTPFYQQGHNATFFGNVNESAVVRHDLHYHFTARYIRIVPLAWNPRGKIGLRLGLYGCPYKSDVLYFDGDDAISYRFPRGVSRSLWDVFAFSFKTEEKDGLLLHAEGVQGDYVTLELQGAHLLLHMSLGSSPIQPRPGHTTVSAGGVLNDQHWHYVRVDRFGREANLTLDGYVQRFVLNGDFERLNLDNEMFIGGLVGAAQKNLAYRHNFRGCIENIIFNRVNIADLAVRRHSRITFEGKVAFRCLDPVPHPINFGGPHNFVQVPGFPRRGRLAVSFRFRTWDLTGLLLFSRLGDGLGHVELMLSEGQVNVSIAQTGRKKLQFAAGYRLNDGFWHEVNFAAQENHAVISIDDVEGAEVRVSYPLLIRTGTSYFFGGCPKPASRSGCHSNQTAFHGCMELLKVDGQLVNLTLVEGRRLGYYAEVLFDTCGITDRCSPNMCEHDGRCYQSWDDFICYCELTGYKGETCHQPLYKESCEAYRLSGKTSGNFTIDPDGSGPLKPFVVYCDIRENRAWTVVRHDRLWTTRVTGSSMERPFLGAIQYWNASWEEVSALANASQHCEQWIEFSCYNSRLLNTAGGYPYSFWIGRNEEQHFYWGGSQPGIQRCACGLDRSCVDPALHCNCDADQPQWRTDKGLLTFVDHLPVTQVVVGDTNRSNSEAQFFLRPLRCYGDRNSWNTISFHTGAALRFPPIRANHSLDVSFYFRTSAPSGVFLENMGGPYCQWRRPYVRVELNTSRDVVFAFDVGNGDENLTVHSDDFEFNDDEWHLVRAEINVKQARLRVDHRPWVLRPMPLQTYIWLEYDQPLYVGSAELKRRPFVGCLRAMRLNGVTLNLEGRANASEGTSPNCTGHCAHPRFPCFHGGRCVERYSYYTCDCDLTAFDGPYCNHDIGGFFEPGTWMRYNLQSALRSAAREFSHMLSRPVPGYEPGYIPGYDTPGYVPGYHGPGYRLPDYPRPGRPVPGYRGPVYNVTGEEVSFSFSTDSAPAVLLYVSSFVRDYMAVLIKEDGTLQLRYQLGTSPYVYQLTTKPVTDGQPHSINITRVYRNLFIQVDYFPLTEQKFSLLVDSQLDSPKALYLGRVMETGVIDPEIQRYNTPGFSGCLSGVRFNNVAPLKTHFRTPRPMTAELAEALRVQGDLSESNCGAMPRLFSEVPPELDPWYLPPDFPYYHDEGWVAILLGFLVAFLLLGLVGMLVLFYLQNHRYKGSYHTNEPKATHDYHPGSKPPLPTSGSAQAPAPTPASTPAPAPAPAPAPAPAPGSRDQNLPQILEESRSE, encoded by the exons ATGTGTCTCCGGCTCTTCTGCATCCTGCTTGCCGCGGTCTCAGGAACCCAGGGCTGGGGCTACT ACGGCTGTGACGAGGAGCTGGTCGGGCCTCTGTACGCACGCTCCTTGGGCGCCTCCTCCTACTACGGGCTCTTCACTGCGCCTCGATTTGCCCGGCTGCACG GCATAAGCGGATGGTCTCCCCGAATTGGGGACCCGAATCCTTGGCTCCAGATCGACTTAATGAAGAAGCACCGGATCCGAGCTGTGGCCACCCAGGGTTCATTTAACTCGTGGGACTGGGTCACGCGTTACATGCTGCTCTACGGGGACCGAGTGGATAGCTGGACGCCGTTCTACCAGCAAGGGCACAACGCG ACCTTTTTCGGTAACGTGAACGAGTCCGCGGTAGTGCGCCACGACCTGCACTATCACTTCACCGCGCGCTACATCCGCATCGTGCCACTGGCTTGGAACCCGCGCGGCAAGATCGGCCTGAGGCTCGGCCTCTACGGCTGCCCTTACA AGTCCGACGTGCTCTATTTCGACGGCGACGATGCCATCTCATACCGCTTCCCGCGAGGGGTCAGCCGGAGCCTTTGGGATGTGTTCGCCTTCAGCTTCAAGACGGAAGAGAAGGACGGGCTCCTGCTGCACGCGGAGGGCGTCCAGGGCGACTACGTGACATTGGAGCTGCAGGGGGCGCACTTGCTGCTGCACATGAGCCTGG GCAGCAGCCCTATCCAGCCAAGGCCCGGTCACACCACAGTGAGTGCTGGTGGCGTCCTCAATGATCAACACTGGCATTACGTTCGTGTGGACCGATTTGGCCGAGAAGCAAATCTCACCCTGGATGGCTACGTGCAGCGATTTGTGCTCAATGGAGACTTTGAGAGACTGAACCTGGACAACGAG ATGTTCATCGGGGGTCTAGTGGGCGCTGCACAGAAGAACCTTGCCTATCGTCATAATTTCCGCGGCTGCATAGAAAACATAATCTTCAACCGAGTCAACATCGCAGACCTGGCCGTGCGGCGCCATTCGAGGATCACCTTTGAG GGCAAGGTGGCCTTCCGTTGCCTGGACCCGGTTCCTCACCCCATCAACTTCGGAGGGCCTCACAACTTCGTGCAAGTGCCTGGCTTCCCGCGCCGTGGCCGCTTGGCAGTCTCCTTTCGCTTCCGGACCTGGGATCTCACAGGGCTGCTACTTTTCTCCCGCCTGGGGGACGGGCTGGGCCACGTGGAGCTGATGCTCAGTGAAGGGCAGGTCAACGTGTCCATCGCGCAGACTGGCCGAAAGAAGCTTCAGTTTGCcgctg GGTACCGCCTGAATGATGGCTTTTGGCACGAGGTGAATTTTGCAGCACAGGAGAACCATGCAGTCATCAGCATTGATGATGTGGAGGGGGCAGAGGTCAGGGTCTCATACCCCCTGCTGATCCGGACTGGCACCTCATACTTCTTTGGGG GTTGTCCCAAACCAGCCAGTCGATCGGGATGCCACTCCAACCAGACGGCGTTCCATGGCTGCATGGAGCTGCTCAAGGTGGATGGTCAACTGGTCAACCTGACTCTGGTGGAGGGCCGGCGGCTTGGATACTATGCTGAGGTCCTCTTTGACACATGTGGCATCACTGATAG GTGTAGCCCTAACATGTGTGAGCATGACGGACGCTGCTACCAGTCCTGGGATGACTTCATCTGCTATTGTGAACTGACAGGCTACAAGGGGGAGACCTGCCACCAAC CTCTGTATAAGGAATCTTGTGAGGCTTATCGGCTCAGTGGGAAAACTTCTGGAAACTTCACCATTGATCCTGATGGCAGTGGTCCCCTGAAGCCATTTGTAGTGTACTGTGATATCCGAG agaaCCGGGCATGGACAGTTGTGCGGCATGACAGGCTGTGGACAACTCGGGTGACAGGTTCTAGCATGGAGCGGCCATTCCTGGGGGCCATCCAGTACTGGAATGCATCCTGGGAGGAAGTCAGTGCCCTGGCCAATGCTTCCCAGCACTGTGAACAGTGGATCGAGTTCTCCTGCTACAATTCCCGGCTGCTCAACACTGCTG GAGGCTACCCCTACAGCTTTTGGATTGGCCGAAATGAGGAGCAGCACTTCTACTGGGGAGGCTCACAGCCTGGGATCCAGCGCTGTGCCTGCGGTCTGGACCGGAGCTGTGTGGACCCCGCTCTGCACTGTAACTGTGATGCTGACCAGCCCCAGTG GAGAACCGACAAGGGACTGCTGACCTTTGTGGACCATTTGCCGGTCActcaggtggtggtgggggataCGAACCGCTCCAATTCTGAGGCCCAGTTCTTCCTGAGGCCTCTGCGCTGCTACGGCGATC GAAATTCCTGGAACACCATCTCCTTCCACACTGGGGCTGCTCTGCGCTTTCCCCCCATCCGTGCCAACCACAGCCTTGATGTCTCCTTCTACTTCAGGACCTCGGCTCCCTCAGGAGTCTTCCTAGAGAACATGGGGGGCCCTTACTGCCAGTGGCGCCGACCTTACGTGCGGGTGGAACTCAACA CGTCCCGGGATGTGGTCTTCGCCTTTGACGTGGGCAATGGGGATGAGAACCTGACCGTACACTCCGATGACTTTGAATTCAACGACGATGAGTGGCACCTGGTCCGGGCGGAGATCAATGTGAAGCAGGCCCGGCTCCGTGTTGATCACCGGCCTTGGGTGCTGCGGCCTATGCCCCTGCAGACCTATATCTGGCTGGAGTACGACCAGCCCCTTTATGTTG GATCTGCAGAGCTTAAGAGGCGCCCCTTCGTGGGTTGCTTGAGGGCTATGCGTCTGAATGGAGTGACTCTAAACCTGGAAGGTCGTGCCAACGCCTCGGAGGGTACCTCACCCAACTGCACAGGCCATTGCGCCCACCCCCGGTTCCCCTGTTTCCACGGAGGCCGCTGTGTGGAGCGTTACAGCTACTACACGTGTGACTGTGACCTCACAGCTTTTGACGGGCCATACTGCAACCACG ATATCGGAGGTTTCTTTGAGCCCGGCACCTGGATGCGCTACAACCTCCAGTCAGCGCTGCGCTCGGCCGCCCGGGAGTTCTCCCACATGCTCAGCCGGCCGGTGCCCGGCTACGAGCCTGGCTACATCCCCGGCTATGACACCCCTGGCTACGTGCCTGGCTACCATGGCCCTGGCTACCGTCTGCCGGACTACCCCCGGCCCGGCCGGCCCGTGCCCGGTTACCGTGGGCCTGTCTACAATGTCACCGGTGAGGAGGTGTCCTTTAGCTTCAGCACTGACTCCGCCCCTGCGGTCCTGCTCTACGTCAGCTCCTTTGTGCGGGACTACATGGCCGTGCTCATCAAGGAAGATG GGACCCTGCAGCTGCGGTATCAGCTGGGCACCAGCCCCTACGTGTACCAGCTGACCACGAAGCCGGTCACAGACGGCCAGCCACACAGCATCAACATCACCCGGGTCTACCGCAACCTCTTCATCCAG gTGGACTACTTCCCACTGACGGAACAGAAGTTCTCACTGTTGGTGGACAGCCAGCTGGACTCACCCAAGGCCTTGTATCTAGGGCGTGTGATGG AGACGGGAGTAATTGACCCGGAGATCCAGCGCTACAACACACCGGGTTTCTCGGGCTGCCTGTCTGGTGTTCGATTCAACAACGTGGCCCCTCTGAAGACCCACTTCCGAACCCCTCGACCCATGACCGCCGAGCTAGCTGAGGCCCTCCGAGTTCAGGGAGACCTGTCGGAATCTAACTGCGGAGCCATGCCCCGTCTTTTCTCAGAGGTGCCGCCTGAGCTGGATCCCTGGTATCTGCCCCCGG ACTTCCCGTACTACCACGACGAGGGATGGGTTGCCATACTTTTAGGCT ttttggtggcCTTCCTGCTGCTGGGGCTGGTGGGGATGTTGGTGCTCTTCTACCTGCAAAATCATCGCTACAAGGGCTCCTACCACACCAATGAGCCCAAGGCCACCCATGATTACCACCCTGGCAGCAAACCTCCCCTACCTACTTCAGGCTctgcccaggccccagcccctaCACCAGcttccaccccagccccagccccagccccagccccagccccagccccagcccctggctcccgGGACCAAAATCTCCCCCAGATCCTGGAGGAGTCCAGGTCTGAATGA